Proteins from a genomic interval of Pseudomonas asplenii:
- a CDS encoding alginate O-acetyltransferase: MTRSLRILYIALFLVLLLVLGLWSLRSFIGFSTNPDATVLNGRWAKAIETHYDDEFPIKRLGTNLWAALDFKLFNEGRPGVVLGRDQWLYSDEEFKPVAGQQQNLQGNYALVEGVRKTLKDKGVNLVLAIVPAKVRLYPEHLGDERPASIHADLYRDFHARAAAEHILAPDLLGPLQQAKQNGQQVFLRTDTHWTPDGAQVAANQLAKAIAQAMPLSGQPQRFVTEAEKTETHKGDLRLFLPLDPLFENLMPAKEPLEKRVTRAVETPAAGDDALFADNEVPVALIGTSYSANPNWNFVGALKQALHSDVVNYAEDGHGPILPMLAYLKSDAFKNNPPQVLIWEFPERYLPVNNEIGDADPQWVAQLKAAGNRQQNLVLNTNRSKSPEQAQN, translated from the coding sequence ATGACCCGCTCATTACGCATCCTCTACATCGCGCTGTTCCTCGTCCTGCTGCTGGTGCTGGGCCTGTGGTCCCTGCGCAGCTTCATCGGGTTCAGCACCAACCCCGACGCAACCGTGCTCAACGGGCGCTGGGCCAAGGCCATCGAGACCCACTACGACGACGAGTTCCCGATCAAGCGCCTGGGCACCAACCTCTGGGCTGCGCTGGACTTCAAGCTGTTCAACGAAGGCCGTCCGGGCGTGGTGCTGGGCCGTGACCAATGGCTGTATAGCGACGAGGAATTCAAACCGGTCGCCGGCCAGCAGCAGAACCTGCAAGGCAACTACGCGCTGGTCGAAGGCGTACGCAAGACCCTCAAGGACAAGGGCGTGAATCTGGTTCTGGCGATCGTCCCGGCCAAGGTCCGGTTGTACCCGGAACACCTCGGTGACGAGCGCCCGGCCAGCATCCATGCCGACCTCTACCGTGACTTCCACGCCCGCGCCGCCGCCGAGCACATCCTCGCTCCCGACCTGCTCGGCCCACTGCAACAAGCCAAGCAGAACGGCCAGCAGGTATTCCTGCGGACCGACACCCACTGGACTCCGGACGGAGCCCAGGTTGCCGCGAACCAGCTGGCCAAGGCGATTGCCCAGGCCATGCCGCTCAGTGGCCAGCCGCAGCGCTTTGTCACCGAGGCCGAGAAGACCGAAACGCACAAGGGCGACCTGCGCCTGTTCCTGCCGCTGGACCCTCTGTTCGAGAACCTGATGCCGGCGAAGGAACCGCTGGAGAAACGCGTGACCCGTGCTGTCGAAACCCCGGCGGCCGGCGACGACGCCCTGTTCGCCGACAACGAGGTGCCGGTGGCACTGATCGGCACCAGCTACAGCGCCAACCCGAACTGGAACTTCGTCGGCGCGCTGAAGCAGGCCCTGCACAGCGACGTGGTCAATTACGCCGAAGACGGGCATGGCCCGATCCTGCCGATGCTCGCCTACCTGAAAAGCGATGCTTTCAAGAACAACCCACCTCAGGTGCTGATCTGGGAATTCCCGGAGCGCTATCTGCCGGTCAACAACGAAATCGGCGATGCCGACCCACAGTGGGTCGCGCAGTTGAAAGCCGCTGGTAACCGCCAACAGAACCTGGTTCTGAACACAAACCGATCCAAGTCGCCTGAACAGGCACAAAACTGA
- a CDS encoding MBOAT family O-acyltransferase — MVFSSNVFLFLFLPIFLGLYYLSGQRYRNLLLLAASYVFYAWWRVDFLALFAGVTLWNYWIGLKVGAAGVRSKPAQRWLLLGVAVDLCILGYFKYANFGVDSLNAIMTSFGLEPFILTHVLLPIGISFYIFESISYIIDVYRGDTPATRNLIDFAAFVAIFPHLIAGPVLRFRDLADQFNHRTHTLDKFSEGATRFMQGFIKKVFIADTLAVVADHCFALQNPTTGDAWLGALAYTAQLYFDFSGYSDMAIGLGLMMGFRFMENFKQPYISQSITEFWRRWHISLSTWLRDYLYITLGGNRRGTLITYRNLFLTMLLGGLWHGANITYIVWGAWHGMWLAIEKALGINTTPRSLNPIRWALTFLLVIMGWVIFRAENLHVAGRMYGAMFSFGDWSLSELNRASLTGLQVATLVVAYATLAFFGLRDLYRNPPASKAKAQPADGPGAAQPGLIKAAPGESAGSIHEPGYTVGVEAQVQPAYWVADWPRYVMRALVLLLFIASILKLSAQSFSPFLYFQF; from the coding sequence ATGGTCTTCTCATCCAATGTGTTCCTGTTCCTGTTCCTGCCGATCTTTCTCGGCTTGTATTACCTGAGCGGGCAACGCTATCGCAACCTGCTGTTGCTGGCCGCCAGCTACGTGTTCTATGCCTGGTGGCGGGTGGACTTCCTGGCGCTGTTCGCCGGCGTGACCCTGTGGAACTACTGGATCGGTCTGAAAGTCGGCGCCGCCGGCGTACGCAGCAAACCGGCCCAGCGCTGGCTGCTGCTCGGCGTGGCGGTCGACCTGTGCATCCTCGGCTACTTCAAGTACGCCAACTTCGGCGTCGACAGCCTCAACGCGATCATGACCTCGTTCGGCCTCGAGCCGTTCATCCTGACCCACGTGCTGCTGCCGATCGGAATCTCGTTCTACATCTTCGAGTCCATCAGCTACATCATCGACGTCTATCGCGGCGACACCCCGGCCACCCGCAACCTGATCGACTTCGCGGCTTTCGTGGCGATCTTCCCGCACCTGATCGCCGGTCCCGTGCTGCGCTTTCGTGACCTGGCCGACCAGTTCAACCACCGCACCCACACCCTCGACAAATTCTCCGAGGGTGCCACGCGGTTCATGCAGGGTTTCATCAAGAAGGTATTTATCGCCGACACCCTGGCAGTGGTCGCCGACCATTGCTTCGCCCTGCAAAACCCGACCACCGGCGATGCCTGGCTCGGCGCCCTGGCCTACACCGCGCAACTGTATTTCGACTTCTCCGGCTACAGCGACATGGCCATCGGCCTGGGCCTGATGATGGGCTTCCGCTTCATGGAGAACTTCAAGCAGCCGTACATCAGCCAGTCGATCACCGAGTTCTGGCGGCGCTGGCACATCAGCCTGTCGACCTGGCTGCGCGACTACCTGTACATCACCCTCGGCGGCAACCGTCGCGGCACCCTGATCACCTACCGCAACCTGTTCCTGACCATGCTGCTCGGTGGCCTGTGGCACGGTGCGAACATCACCTACATCGTCTGGGGTGCCTGGCATGGCATGTGGCTGGCGATCGAAAAGGCCCTGGGCATCAACACCACGCCGCGCAGCCTGAACCCGATCCGCTGGGCGCTGACCTTCCTGCTGGTGATCATGGGCTGGGTGATCTTCCGTGCCGAGAACCTGCATGTGGCCGGCCGCATGTACGGCGCCATGTTCAGCTTCGGCGACTGGTCGCTGTCGGAACTCAATCGCGCCAGCCTCACCGGCCTGCAAGTGGCAACCCTGGTGGTGGCCTACGCGACCCTGGCGTTCTTCGGCCTGCGTGACCTGTACCGCAACCCACCCGCCAGCAAGGCAAAAGCCCAGCCGGCCGATGGCCCGGGTGCGGCACAACCCGGCCTGATCAAAGCCGCCCCCGGCGAATCGGCCGGCAGTATCCACGAGCCCGGCTACACCGTCGGCGTCGAGGCCCAGGTGCAACCGGCGTATTGGGTCGCCGACTGGCCGCGCTACGTGATGCGCGCCCTGGTACTGCTGCTGTTCATCGCCTCGATTCTCAAACTCTCGGCGCAAAGCTTCTCGCCGTTCCTCTACTTCCAATTCTGA
- a CDS encoding mannuronate-specific alginate lyase has protein sequence MTIRTLLVPSLLGLAIFAGAAQAAAPLRPPQGYFAAVDKVKSGDSSEGCDAMPQPYTGQLQFRSKYEGSDKARATLNVQSEQAFRNSTSDITSMERGTSKQVMQFMRDGRPQELSCTLNWLTAWAQADALTSKDFNHTGKSMRKWALGSMAASYIRLKFSDSRPLATHQKEAQQIEAWFGKLADQVVSDWDNLPLDKTNNHSYWAAWAVMATAIATDRRDLFDWAVKEYKVGANQVDAQGFLPNELKRQQRALAYHNYALPPLAMIASFALANGVDLRQENNGALKRLGDRVLAGVKDPEQFQARNGREQDMTDLKVDSKFAWLEPYCTLYTCPDDVLQRKHGMQPFKAFRLGGDLTKVYDPAHEKGNR, from the coding sequence ATGACTATCCGCACACTGCTCGTTCCTTCACTCCTGGGCCTGGCGATCTTCGCCGGGGCCGCCCAGGCCGCCGCGCCCTTGCGCCCACCGCAGGGTTATTTCGCCGCCGTCGACAAGGTCAAGAGCGGCGACAGCAGCGAAGGCTGTGACGCCATGCCCCAGCCCTACACCGGCCAGTTGCAGTTCCGCAGCAAATACGAAGGCTCCGACAAGGCGCGGGCGACCCTCAACGTCCAGTCGGAACAGGCCTTTCGCAACAGCACTTCCGACATCACCAGCATGGAGCGTGGCACCAGCAAGCAGGTGATGCAGTTCATGCGCGATGGCCGCCCGCAGGAATTGAGCTGCACGCTCAACTGGCTGACTGCCTGGGCCCAGGCCGACGCGCTGACCTCCAAAGACTTCAACCATACCGGCAAGTCCATGCGCAAATGGGCCCTGGGCAGCATGGCCGCGTCCTATATCCGCCTGAAGTTCTCCGACTCGCGCCCCCTGGCCACCCACCAGAAAGAGGCACAGCAGATCGAGGCCTGGTTCGGCAAGCTGGCCGACCAGGTGGTCAGCGACTGGGACAACCTGCCCCTGGATAAAACCAACAACCACTCGTACTGGGCCGCCTGGGCAGTCATGGCGACCGCCATCGCCACCGACCGCCGCGACCTGTTCGACTGGGCAGTGAAGGAATACAAGGTCGGCGCCAACCAGGTCGATGCGCAGGGTTTCCTGCCCAACGAACTCAAGCGCCAGCAACGCGCCCTGGCCTACCACAACTACGCGCTGCCGCCGCTGGCAATGATCGCCAGTTTCGCCCTGGCCAACGGCGTCGACCTGCGCCAGGAAAACAACGGTGCGCTCAAGCGCCTGGGCGACCGGGTGCTGGCCGGGGTCAAGGACCCCGAGCAGTTCCAGGCCCGTAACGGCCGCGAACAGGACATGACCGACCTCAAGGTCGACAGCAAATTCGCCTGGCTGGAACCCTACTGCACGCTCTACACCTGCCCGGACGATGTGCTGCAACGCAAGCACGGAATGCAGCCGTTCAAGGCGTTCCGCCTCGGTGGTGACCTGACCAAGGTCTACGACCCGGCGCACGAGAAGGGTAACCGCTAG
- a CDS encoding alginate O-acetyltransferase, with protein MNPHLLKLLGLSTLATAILAASGNLRAEEVQAPKFTAEPCCSLCPAAHDAKNYVTRYQQNFTTLVQAQGDWLFRTQEDLRTEFDTTPAGYKRLQQLHDAFKSKGVELVVVYQPTRGLVNRNKLFPAERDKFDYQKALHNYQTMLGRFAKMGYHVPDLSPLTNEQQAHDFYFRGDQHWTPYGAERTAKIVAETVKQVPGFADIPHRDFETHVSGRMGKTGTLHNMAGQLCGTSYAIQYMEQFSTEPKGEAADGDLFGDSGNPQITLVGTSHSGKNYNFAGFLQQYIGADILNVAFPGGGLEGSMLQYLGSEEFQKTPPKILIWEFSPLYRLDQETIYRQMMSLLDNGCEGKTADMSASTTVKPGKNELLVNSNNRDLRNSGHQVDIRFADTSVKTLQATLWYMNGRHEDIKIEKPETSDTDGRFAFELRTDEDWANQNLLAIEVQGPEAGTAPQKVETKICKRNVFPSAEPHRAQAGL; from the coding sequence ATGAACCCACACCTGCTCAAACTGCTCGGCCTGTCCACCCTGGCCACCGCGATCCTCGCCGCCAGCGGCAATCTGCGGGCCGAGGAAGTCCAGGCACCGAAATTCACGGCAGAACCGTGCTGCAGCCTCTGCCCGGCAGCCCACGATGCCAAGAACTACGTGACCCGCTACCAGCAGAACTTCACCACCCTGGTACAAGCCCAGGGCGACTGGCTGTTCCGTACCCAGGAAGACCTGCGTACCGAGTTCGACACCACGCCAGCCGGCTACAAGCGCCTGCAACAACTGCATGATGCGTTCAAGAGCAAGGGCGTCGAACTGGTGGTGGTCTACCAGCCGACCCGTGGCCTGGTGAACCGCAACAAGCTGTTCCCCGCCGAACGCGACAAGTTCGATTACCAGAAGGCCCTGCACAACTACCAGACAATGCTCGGCCGCTTCGCGAAAATGGGTTATCACGTGCCCGACCTGTCGCCGTTGACCAACGAGCAGCAGGCCCACGATTTCTACTTCCGCGGCGACCAGCACTGGACGCCGTACGGTGCCGAGCGCACGGCAAAAATCGTCGCTGAAACCGTCAAGCAGGTGCCCGGCTTCGCCGACATTCCCCATCGCGATTTCGAGACACATGTCTCCGGGCGCATGGGCAAGACCGGCACCCTGCACAACATGGCCGGCCAGTTGTGCGGCACCAGCTACGCGATCCAGTACATGGAACAGTTCAGCACCGAGCCCAAGGGCGAGGCGGCAGACGGCGACCTGTTCGGCGATTCCGGCAACCCGCAGATCACCCTGGTCGGCACCAGCCACAGCGGCAAGAACTACAACTTCGCCGGCTTCCTGCAACAGTACATCGGCGCCGACATCCTCAACGTCGCCTTCCCTGGCGGCGGTCTGGAAGGCTCGATGCTGCAGTACCTGGGTAGCGAGGAGTTCCAGAAGACCCCGCCGAAGATCCTCATCTGGGAGTTCTCGCCGCTCTATCGCCTGGATCAGGAAACCATCTACCGGCAAATGATGTCATTACTCGACAACGGCTGCGAAGGCAAAACCGCTGACATGAGTGCCAGCACCACGGTCAAACCGGGCAAGAACGAACTACTGGTCAACAGCAATAACCGCGACCTGCGCAACAGCGGTCACCAGGTCGACATCCGCTTCGCCGACACCTCGGTGAAAACCCTGCAAGCCACCCTCTGGTACATGAACGGACGCCACGAGGACATCAAGATCGAGAAACCTGAAACATCCGACACCGACGGACGTTTCGCCTTCGAACTGCGTACCGACGAGGACTGGGCCAACCAGAACCTGCTGGCCATCGAGGTCCAGGGCCCGGAAGCCGGCACGGCACCGCAGAAGGTCGAAACGAAGATCTGCAAACGCAACGTATTCCCCAGCGCCGAGCCCCATCGGGCCCAGGCCGGGTTATGA
- the algG gene encoding mannuronan 5-epimerase AlgG, protein MNHIAMQGSLSVLAAALLLVGSTALASVEKPAGNGQAPIIAKELQQAKSYTVSSAPIEPLHLDKPKLPDLGGYTAEAVAAKIVRSQPGKISVRRMMQEDALKDFIGGDNKMAEWVVRQHGIPQAIFIDDGYLNLKDLVKKLPAKYISETSPGVFLARIPIVVGRKGILEIDQQTQELRLSQEGGAFLVNDGQLFVRDTRITGWREADNGPATFRSPKEFRPFLLSWGGTETYIVNSRMASFGYSNSKSYGVSISQYTPNMAKVLKRPEPTGWIIGSEFSDMWYGFYCYETRDFVLKGNTYRDNIVYGIDPHDRSHRLIIADNTVHGTKKKHGIIISREVNDSFIFNNRSYDNHLSGLVIDRNSVNNLIAYNEIYKNHTDGITLYESADNLIYANRVIGNKRHGIRIRNSVNVRLYENLAMANGLTGIYGHIKDLSNTDRDIRLDPFDAEVSLIVVGGELAGNGSGPLSIDSPLSLELYRVSMLAPTKNSGISFTGVLGDRQDEILDLLVRQQKAVLIDPVERQTEMRD, encoded by the coding sequence ATGAATCACATCGCCATGCAAGGCTCGCTCAGCGTCCTCGCCGCTGCCCTGCTGCTGGTCGGCAGCACGGCCCTGGCCAGCGTCGAGAAGCCGGCCGGCAACGGCCAGGCGCCGATCATTGCCAAGGAACTGCAACAGGCCAAGAGCTACACCGTCAGCAGCGCGCCGATCGAGCCACTGCACCTGGATAAACCCAAGCTGCCGGACCTCGGCGGCTACACCGCCGAAGCCGTCGCGGCGAAGATCGTGCGCAGCCAGCCGGGCAAGATCAGCGTGCGCCGGATGATGCAGGAAGACGCCCTCAAGGACTTCATCGGCGGCGACAACAAGATGGCCGAATGGGTGGTGCGCCAGCACGGTATCCCCCAGGCGATCTTCATCGACGACGGTTACCTGAACCTCAAGGACCTGGTCAAGAAGCTGCCGGCCAAATACATCAGTGAAACCTCGCCGGGGGTGTTCCTGGCCAGGATACCGATCGTGGTCGGGCGCAAGGGCATCCTCGAAATCGACCAGCAGACCCAGGAACTGCGGCTGTCCCAGGAAGGCGGTGCGTTCCTGGTCAACGACGGGCAACTGTTCGTGCGCGATACCAGGATCACCGGTTGGCGCGAGGCTGACAACGGCCCGGCAACGTTCCGTTCACCCAAGGAGTTCCGCCCGTTCCTGCTGTCCTGGGGGGGCACCGAGACCTACATCGTCAATAGCAGGATGGCCAGCTTCGGCTACTCCAACAGTAAGTCCTATGGCGTGAGTATTTCCCAATACACGCCGAACATGGCCAAGGTGCTCAAGCGCCCCGAACCGACCGGCTGGATCATCGGCTCGGAGTTCAGCGACATGTGGTACGGCTTCTACTGCTACGAAACCCGCGACTTCGTGCTCAAGGGCAATACCTACCGCGACAACATCGTCTACGGCATCGACCCCCACGACCGTTCGCACCGGCTGATCATCGCCGACAACACCGTGCACGGCACGAAGAAGAAGCACGGCATCATCATTTCCCGGGAAGTGAACGACAGCTTCATCTTCAACAACCGCAGCTACGACAACCACCTCTCGGGGCTGGTGATCGACCGCAACAGTGTCAACAACCTGATCGCCTACAACGAGATCTACAAGAACCACACCGACGGCATCACCCTCTACGAGAGCGCCGACAACCTGATCTACGCCAACCGGGTGATCGGCAACAAGCGCCACGGCATCCGCATTCGCAACAGCGTCAACGTGCGCCTGTACGAGAACCTGGCGATGGCCAACGGCCTGACCGGCATCTACGGCCACATCAAGGACCTGAGCAACACCGACCGCGACATCCGGCTCGACCCGTTCGACGCCGAAGTCTCGCTGATCGTGGTCGGCGGCGAGCTGGCTGGCAACGGCAGCGGCCCGCTGTCCATCGACTCGCCACTGAGCCTGGAACTGTACCGGGTGTCGATGCTCGCTCCGACCAAGAACAGCGGTATCAGCTTCACCGGCGTGCTCGGCGATCGCCAGGATGAAATTCTCGACCTGCTGGTGCGCCAGCAGAAAGCCGTGCTGATCGACCCCGTCGAACGCCAGACCGAAATGCGCGATTGA
- a CDS encoding alginate export family protein: MTLNPFVKAGIGLSFALAWSTPTLAAFTETRNFGLEVKITAQSEDDRDLGTLKGGDANGVGLDLRPWVYGESGNWSAYAMGQAVTATDIIETDTLQQANGDQESSSNDARKADKSYLALREFWVGYQGLTAYPGEILKFGRQRLRNDDGQWRDTNIEALNWTFDTTLLRANVGAAERFSEYRTDLTELAPKDKDRLHIYGDVAYQWTPGQWVGLRAHHTHDDGKLDYPTPGVASDPLDKKENGNLTWLGLEANSDAYNFRNTNTVNYWASLTGMSGHRDTVNPLNADGSRPAEAKHGESINGWATDLGVRLRLDPNWQVGAAYARASGDYEQNGLESNRSNFTGTRSRMHRFGEAFRGEMNNLQTATLFGSWQLREDYDASLVYHKFWRVDGNKDVGSNGINAAQNTYDDTTGALLSSTSLPLQDGKKDMGQEMDLVVTKYFKQGLLPAALSQSIDEPSALVRFRGGVFKPGSAYGHDVDSYMHRAFIDVIWRF; encoded by the coding sequence ATGACACTCAATCCTTTCGTGAAGGCCGGCATCGGCCTGAGCTTTGCCCTGGCCTGGTCGACGCCGACCCTGGCGGCATTCACCGAGACCCGGAACTTCGGCCTGGAAGTGAAGATCACCGCGCAGTCGGAAGACGACCGCGACCTCGGTACCCTCAAGGGTGGCGACGCCAACGGCGTCGGCCTCGACCTGCGTCCCTGGGTCTACGGTGAAAGCGGTAACTGGAGCGCCTACGCCATGGGCCAGGCCGTGACCGCCACCGACATCATCGAAACCGACACCCTGCAACAAGCCAACGGCGACCAGGAAAGTTCAAGCAACGACGCCCGCAAGGCGGACAAGAGCTACCTGGCCCTGCGCGAATTCTGGGTCGGCTACCAGGGCCTCACCGCCTACCCCGGCGAGATCCTCAAGTTCGGTCGCCAACGCCTGCGCAACGACGACGGGCAGTGGCGCGACACCAACATCGAGGCGCTGAACTGGACCTTCGACACCACCCTGCTGCGCGCCAATGTCGGCGCGGCCGAGCGTTTCAGCGAGTACCGTACCGACCTCACCGAACTGGCCCCCAAGGACAAGGACCGCCTGCACATCTACGGCGATGTCGCCTACCAGTGGACCCCAGGACAGTGGGTCGGCCTGCGCGCCCATCACACGCACGACGACGGCAAGCTCGACTACCCGACGCCAGGTGTCGCAAGCGACCCGCTGGACAAAAAGGAAAACGGCAACCTGACCTGGCTCGGCCTGGAAGCCAACAGCGATGCCTACAACTTCCGCAACACCAACACCGTCAACTACTGGGCCAGCCTGACCGGCATGAGCGGCCACCGCGATACGGTCAACCCGCTAAACGCCGACGGCAGCCGGCCGGCCGAAGCCAAGCATGGCGAAAGCATCAATGGCTGGGCCACTGACCTCGGTGTGCGCCTGCGCCTCGATCCGAACTGGCAGGTCGGTGCCGCCTACGCCCGTGCCAGCGGTGACTACGAACAGAACGGCCTGGAGAGCAACCGCTCGAACTTCACCGGTACCCGTTCGCGCATGCACCGCTTCGGCGAAGCCTTCCGCGGCGAGATGAACAACCTGCAGACCGCCACCCTGTTCGGCTCCTGGCAACTGCGCGAGGACTACGACGCCAGCCTGGTCTACCACAAGTTCTGGCGCGTCGACGGCAACAAGGACGTCGGCAGCAACGGCATCAATGCCGCGCAGAACACCTACGACGACACCACCGGCGCCCTGCTCTCCAGCACTTCGTTGCCACTGCAGGACGGCAAGAAGGACATGGGCCAGGAAATGGATCTGGTGGTCACCAAGTACTTCAAACAGGGCCTGCTGCCAGCAGCCCTGAGCCAATCGATCGACGAGCCTTCGGCGCTGGTGCGCTTTCGTGGCGGCGTGTTCAAGCCGGGCAGCGCCTACGGCCACGACGTCGATTCCTACATGCACCGCGCGTTCATCGACGTGATCTGGCGCTTCTGA
- the algK gene encoding alginate biosynthesis TPR repeat lipoprotein AlgK — translation MSVTTLRTLPLPLTLAMTIGLAGCAGLPDQRLANEALKRGDTALAEQNYRKLADLGYSEAQVGLADIQVESRDPAQIRQAEATYRAAADTSPRAQARLGRLLVAKPGATEAEHHEAEALLKKAFANGEGNTLIPLAMLYLQFPQSFPEVNAQRQIDQWRAAGYPEAGLAQVLLYRTQNTYDQHLDEVEKICKAALNSTDICYVELATVYQKRAQPEQQAELLKQLQAAYKRGSVGAQRVDSVARVLADSSLGQPDAKTAQELLEQVAPGYPASWVSLAQLLYDFPDLGNVDQMMEYLDNGRAADQPRAELLLGKLYYEGKWVPADAKQAEAHFQKALGREVAADYYLGQIYRRGYLGQVYPQKALDHLLTAARNGQNSADFAIAQLFSQGRGTKPDPLNAYVFSQLAKAQDTPQANELAQQLDEQLPPAQRADAQRLLQQEQRLRGTLSRNALDLQQVLQEGDSEEKTL, via the coding sequence ATGTCTGTGACGACCTTACGCACACTGCCCCTACCGCTGACATTGGCCATGACCATCGGCCTGGCCGGTTGCGCCGGCCTGCCCGACCAGCGCCTGGCGAATGAAGCGCTCAAGCGTGGCGACACCGCACTGGCCGAGCAGAACTATCGCAAGCTGGCAGACCTGGGCTACAGCGAGGCACAGGTCGGCCTGGCCGATATCCAGGTGGAAAGCCGCGACCCCGCGCAGATCCGGCAAGCCGAGGCGACCTACCGCGCCGCCGCCGACACCTCGCCCCGTGCCCAGGCACGGCTGGGACGCCTGCTGGTGGCCAAGCCCGGCGCGACCGAAGCCGAGCACCATGAAGCCGAGGCCCTGTTGAAAAAAGCCTTCGCCAACGGTGAAGGCAACACGTTGATCCCGCTGGCGATGCTCTACCTGCAATTCCCGCAGAGCTTCCCCGAGGTCAACGCCCAGCGGCAGATCGACCAGTGGCGCGCAGCCGGTTACCCGGAGGCGGGCCTGGCCCAGGTGCTGCTCTACCGGACCCAGAACACCTACGACCAGCACCTGGACGAGGTCGAGAAAATCTGCAAGGCCGCGCTCAACAGCACCGACATCTGCTACGTCGAGCTGGCCACCGTGTACCAGAAGCGTGCCCAGCCGGAACAGCAGGCCGAACTGCTCAAGCAGTTGCAGGCGGCCTACAAGCGCGGCAGCGTGGGCGCCCAGCGCGTGGACAGCGTGGCCCGCGTGCTGGCCGACTCGAGCCTCGGCCAGCCGGATGCGAAAACCGCGCAAGAGCTGTTGGAACAGGTCGCCCCCGGCTACCCGGCCTCCTGGGTCAGCCTGGCCCAACTGCTCTACGACTTCCCCGACCTGGGTAACGTCGACCAGATGATGGAGTACCTGGACAACGGCCGCGCCGCCGATCAGCCACGTGCCGAGCTGCTGCTGGGCAAACTCTACTACGAGGGCAAGTGGGTGCCGGCCGATGCGAAACAGGCCGAGGCCCACTTTCAGAAAGCGCTCGGTCGGGAAGTCGCCGCCGACTACTACCTGGGACAGATCTATCGCCGTGGCTACCTCGGCCAGGTCTATCCACAGAAGGCCCTCGACCACCTGCTCACGGCCGCCCGCAACGGCCAGAACAGCGCCGACTTCGCCATCGCCCAGCTGTTTTCCCAGGGGCGCGGGACCAAGCCCGACCCGCTCAACGCCTATGTCTTCAGCCAACTGGCGAAGGCCCAGGACACCCCGCAAGCCAATGAGCTGGCCCAGCAACTCGACGAACAACTGCCGCCTGCCCAGCGCGCCGACGCCCAGCGCCTGTTGCAGCAGGAACAGCGCCTGCGCGGCACCCTGAGCCGCAACGCACTGGACCTGCAACAAGTCCTGCAGGAAGGCGACAGCGAGGAAAAGACCCTATGA
- a CDS encoding alginate biosynthesis protein Alg44: MNSKVNANVVHESEAQRQHARVKIPAKLRFFGNEGKPLEVRLHDLSAGGLSFNLPQQQELTPGEVHKGRLQFVIDNLGLAMDVELQIRSYDRQNGRVGCQFQNLEPQDIATLRHLITSHLAGDIVSMGDVLATLQRDNFTKARRKKDDGGGLSPLGRVRAVTFSLGVFAIGLAAFGFVLKSVYGMYFVSHAQAGLVSVPGLNVTMPRDGTVQSLLKEDGIAAKGAPLASFSTSMLDVLKGHLDEDQLQPAKVEELFGKQMTGTLTSPCDCIVAQQLVANGQYASKGDVIFQLVPRNSVANVEARFSYRQFGEVRPGTRVSFQVAGEEQVRQGKIVSSSSLKSDDLSSDIRVLIKPDEALDSTLAGRPVEVNSDRGPSLSWLIDKATAAGR; this comes from the coding sequence ATGAACTCTAAAGTCAACGCCAACGTCGTCCACGAATCCGAAGCGCAGCGCCAGCATGCGCGCGTCAAGATCCCGGCCAAGCTGCGATTCTTCGGTAACGAGGGCAAGCCGCTCGAAGTGCGCCTGCACGACCTGTCCGCCGGCGGCCTGAGCTTCAACCTGCCACAACAACAGGAACTGACCCCCGGTGAAGTGCACAAGGGCCGCCTGCAATTCGTCATCGACAACCTGGGCCTGGCCATGGATGTCGAACTGCAGATCCGTTCCTACGATCGCCAGAACGGCCGGGTCGGCTGCCAGTTCCAGAACCTGGAACCGCAGGACATCGCCACCCTGCGCCACCTGATCACCTCGCACCTGGCCGGCGACATCGTCAGCATGGGCGACGTGCTCGCCACCCTGCAACGCGACAACTTCACCAAGGCCCGCCGCAAGAAGGACGACGGTGGCGGCCTGAGCCCGCTTGGTCGGGTGCGTGCGGTGACCTTCAGCCTCGGCGTGTTCGCCATCGGTCTCGCGGCATTCGGCTTCGTACTCAAGTCGGTCTACGGCATGTACTTCGTCAGCCACGCCCAGGCCGGCCTGGTCAGCGTACCGGGCCTGAACGTCACCATGCCGCGCGACGGCACCGTGCAGAGCCTGCTCAAGGAAGACGGCATCGCCGCCAAGGGCGCGCCACTGGCGAGCTTCAGCACCAGCATGCTCGACGTGCTCAAGGGCCACCTGGACGAAGACCAGTTGCAGCCAGCCAAGGTCGAGGAACTGTTCGGCAAGCAGATGACCGGCACCCTGACCTCGCCTTGCGACTGCATCGTGGCGCAACAACTGGTCGCCAACGGCCAGTACGCCAGCAAGGGCGACGTGATCTTCCAACTGGTACCACGCAACAGCGTCGCCAATGTCGAGGCACGTTTCTCCTATCGCCAGTTCGGTGAAGTGCGTCCCGGCACTCGCGTGAGCTTCCAGGTCGCCGGCGAGGAACAGGTACGCCAGGGCAAGATCGTCAGCAGCTCCAGCTTGAAGAGCGATGACCTGTCCTCCGATATCCGCGTGCTGATCAAGCCGGACGAAGCCCTCGACAGCACCCTGGCTGGCCGCCCGGTGGAAGTGAACAGCGACCGTGGCCCGAGCCTGAGCTGGCTGATCGACAAAGCCACGGCTGCTGGCCGGTAA